The following proteins are co-located in the Candidatus Nanosynbacter sp. HMT-352 genome:
- a CDS encoding OmpA family protein, with protein MQQQPEIPSTPPITPPPNPEFPQNYPPKKSKLWLWVTLAIVGVLAIIGIVVAIVLMSNKTAPSKDTNISRKEAVKPKDEKKNEDKKQNLAKSNSKCLTSADFRKAGYDYMKDGYFTLSDGKYNFKNVFFNADSTQYTYEEIAVDELAKLGSLYKSNSQKEFSIELVGQTYESSKTSAGTKLAMERADKVKQGLVSQGFPENKIIISEPKIANHDSSDDTADRNVTIYLVVPQECSEK; from the coding sequence ATGCAGCAGCAACCTGAAATCCCATCAACTCCGCCAATTACGCCACCGCCAAACCCAGAATTTCCCCAAAATTATCCACCAAAGAAAAGTAAATTATGGCTATGGGTTACATTGGCAATCGTGGGAGTGCTGGCGATAATCGGAATAGTGGTGGCAATTGTTCTTATGTCAAATAAAACCGCTCCTTCAAAAGACACGAATATTTCGCGCAAAGAAGCAGTCAAACCTAAGGATGAGAAGAAAAACGAAGACAAAAAGCAGAATTTAGCTAAATCAAATTCAAAATGTTTAACGTCTGCTGATTTTCGAAAAGCTGGCTATGACTATATGAAAGACGGCTATTTTACGCTTAGCGACGGTAAATATAATTTTAAAAATGTTTTCTTCAATGCGGATTCGACGCAATATACATACGAAGAAATTGCCGTTGACGAACTAGCTAAACTGGGGTCGCTATACAAATCAAATAGTCAAAAGGAATTTTCAATTGAGCTGGTCGGTCAGACGTACGAAAGTTCAAAGACAAGTGCTGGCACAAAATTAGCCATGGAGCGCGCCGATAAAGTCAAGCAAGGCTTAGTTTCGCAAGGTTTTCCTGAGAATAAGATTATTATCTCTGAACCGAAAATTGCCAATCATGACAGTAGCGATGATACCGCCGACAGGAACGTGACTATTTATCTAGTCGTGCCGCAAGAATGTAGCGAAAAATAG
- the rplO gene encoding 50S ribosomal protein L15 — translation MKYNDLQVSANRNKKRVGRGIAAGQGKTAGRGTKGQNARTGKKLRVMFQGGQRPLAQAVPKARGFKSLRTPAQVVYMDHLNAFDGKTVDNALLFTEGYIATPFHTVKVIARGELKAKVDLKVQAASASVVAAIEKAGGSFEKVATPLRQSAKEAEEK, via the coding sequence ATGAAGTACAATGATCTCCAAGTTTCAGCAAACAGGAATAAAAAGCGTGTTGGTCGCGGTATTGCTGCTGGTCAAGGTAAAACTGCTGGTCGCGGTACTAAAGGTCAGAATGCCCGAACAGGTAAGAAGCTTCGCGTAATGTTCCAGGGCGGTCAGCGTCCACTAGCCCAAGCTGTGCCAAAGGCTCGCGGATTTAAGAGCTTGCGAACTCCAGCACAAGTTGTGTACATGGATCATTTGAACGCATTTGACGGCAAGACTGTTGACAATGCTTTGCTGTTCACTGAAGGCTATATTGCAACTCCTTTCCACACGGTTAAGGTGATTGCTCGTGGTGAATTGAAGGCTAAGGTTGACTTGAAAGTACAAGCTGCCTCAGCTTCAGTTGTTGCTGCCATCGAAAAAGCCGGTGGCTCATTCGAGAAAGTAGCTACACCTCTACGCCAAAGCGCGAAAGAAGCTGAAGAGAAATAA
- the rpsE gene encoding 30S ribosomal protein S5: protein MAEQAANTTPRAEGRRPRNPRGGRRDDRRNVRDDAPKEFEELVINIDRVSRVVKGGRRFRFKALVVVGNRKDKVGVGVAKGADVQAAVAKATSVAKKHLITLPLNGETIPHDSEVKFSGARVLIKPAAPGTGIIAGGVVRQIIGVTGVRNLLTKSLGSTNKVNIAYATIEALKSLVPRDQWLSAQPVKKVAKKEAK from the coding sequence ATGGCAGAGCAAGCTGCAAATACTACCCCACGTGCAGAAGGTCGTCGACCTCGAAATCCACGTGGTGGTCGCCGCGATGACCGGCGAAATGTGCGCGATGACGCACCAAAAGAATTTGAAGAATTGGTAATCAACATTGACCGCGTTTCTCGCGTGGTTAAAGGTGGTCGCCGCTTCCGATTTAAGGCTTTGGTGGTTGTTGGTAACCGCAAAGATAAAGTTGGTGTCGGTGTTGCTAAGGGTGCAGATGTTCAAGCTGCAGTCGCTAAGGCTACATCAGTCGCTAAAAAGCACCTAATTACATTGCCATTAAACGGCGAAACAATCCCGCACGACAGCGAAGTTAAATTCTCTGGCGCACGCGTATTGATCAAGCCAGCCGCTCCTGGTACTGGTATTATCGCTGGTGGTGTAGTTCGCCAAATTATCGGTGTAACAGGTGTTCGTAACCTATTGACCAAATCTCTTGGCTCAACCAACAAGGTTAACATTGCTTACGCGACTATTGAAGCTCTAAAGTCATTAGTTCCACGCGATCAATGGCTAAGCGCTCAGCCTGTAAAAAAGGTTGCTAAAAAGGAGGCTAAATAA
- the rplR gene encoding 50S ribosomal protein L18 produces MAENKKLLNRALRKNRVRAKVSGTAERPRLTVTISNLHVSAQLIDDVAGKTLAAATTVGTKATGTMTEKSAAIGTEIAKKAKKIKISAVVFDRNGRQYAGRLKALADAARQEGLEF; encoded by the coding sequence ATGGCTGAAAATAAGAAGCTACTCAACCGCGCTCTTCGCAAAAACCGCGTTCGCGCTAAGGTTTCAGGTACAGCAGAGCGTCCACGCTTGACAGTTACTATTAGCAATTTGCATGTTAGCGCGCAATTAATTGACGATGTGGCTGGTAAAACATTGGCTGCAGCAACTACAGTTGGAACAAAAGCAACTGGCACGATGACTGAAAAAAGTGCTGCTATCGGTACTGAAATTGCTAAGAAAGCAAAGAAAATTAAGATTAGCGCAGTAGTGTTTGATCGCAATGGTCGTCAATACGCTGGCCGTCTAAAGGCTTTGGCTGACGCTGCGCGCCAAGAAGGATTGGAGTTCTAG
- the rplF gene encoding 50S ribosomal protein L6, which translates to MSRIGKLPVIIPAGVTITVDSGDVVVKGPKGELKQFITPAVEVKVEDGQVTVHPKDESKVARSQHGLMRALINNMVIGVTKGYEKRLEVNGVGFRVGSSNNELEMALGFSHPVKYKAPEGVTVTNEKMIIVVSGINKQQVGQVAAEIRALKKPEPYKGKGIKYVDEQILRKAGKTGK; encoded by the coding sequence CTGAGTCGAATCGGAAAACTGCCGGTGATTATTCCGGCCGGTGTGACAATCACGGTTGACTCTGGTGATGTGGTCGTTAAAGGACCAAAGGGTGAATTGAAGCAATTCATCACACCAGCAGTTGAGGTGAAAGTCGAAGACGGACAAGTCACGGTACATCCTAAGGACGAGTCCAAAGTAGCCCGTAGTCAGCATGGCCTGATGCGCGCGCTAATTAACAACATGGTAATCGGTGTAACCAAAGGCTATGAAAAGCGCCTAGAGGTTAACGGTGTTGGTTTCCGTGTTGGCTCAAGCAACAATGAGCTAGAAATGGCACTTGGATTTTCACATCCAGTCAAATACAAAGCCCCAGAAGGCGTAACTGTTACCAACGAAAAAATGATTATCGTTGTTAGCGGTATCAATAAACAACAAGTCGGCCAAGTTGCAGCGGAAATCCGCGCACTGAAGAAGCCTGAACCATACAAGGGTAAGGGTATCAAGTACGTCGACGAGCAGATTTTGCGTAAAGCAGGAAAGACAGGTAAGTAA
- a CDS encoding non-canonical purine NTP pyrophosphatase encodes MTATILFATRNPGKYAEFVAAFHKFAPQTSIISLADLDYQMPDCIETGTTFEQNALLKARHTRNHLHENDKNLIIIADDSGMEIDALNGEPGVFTRRWNGHEMSDQEIVDYCLKKLENKANRRAQYTTCLVINFPDGREEVIFGENSGVILTESREESRLKGMPFRELFFVPELNMMFHEVRELPKLKRNGYLLGHEVAVEKCASVIQENLFGSV; translated from the coding sequence ATGACAGCAACTATACTTTTCGCCACCAGAAACCCAGGCAAATACGCAGAATTTGTCGCCGCGTTTCATAAATTCGCTCCGCAGACGTCAATTATTTCGTTGGCAGATTTAGACTATCAAATGCCTGACTGCATAGAAACAGGCACGACATTTGAACAAAATGCCCTATTGAAGGCGCGACACACAAGGAATCATTTACATGAAAATGATAAAAACCTGATAATTATTGCCGATGATTCCGGCATGGAGATTGACGCCCTAAATGGCGAGCCTGGCGTATTTACAAGACGCTGGAATGGTCACGAAATGAGCGATCAAGAAATCGTAGATTATTGTCTGAAGAAGCTTGAAAATAAGGCAAACAGACGAGCACAATACACGACGTGTCTTGTAATAAATTTTCCTGATGGTCGTGAGGAGGTAATTTTTGGAGAAAATTCTGGCGTTATCTTAACTGAGTCACGCGAGGAATCACGGCTCAAAGGAATGCCGTTTCGGGAATTATTTTTCGTGCCCGAACTTAATATGATGTTTCACGAAGTGCGCGAACTGCCGAAGTTGAAGCGTAATGGATATTTACTCGGACATGAGGTTGCGGTCGAAAAATGTGCTAGTGTGATACAGGAAAATTTATTTGGCTCTGTATAG